In Pseudoclavibacter sp. Marseille-Q3772, the sequence GGATCGGTTTCGCGCAGCTGTTCGGCTTCATCATCGTTGCGAACGCTGTCTTCGCGGGCGATGCGCCAGGAACGATAGAGCAGCGCGAGCATGAATGCCGTGGTCGCGAAGGTAATCACGATGGCGGTAAGGATGAACGCTTGCGGGAGCGGGTCGGTGAATTCCTCGGGACTGTGCCCCTGCCCAGCAAGCGGGGTCGCACCGATGTCACCGACGGTAAGGAAGATCAGCAGGTTGGTCGCGTTGCCAATGAGCAGCGTCCCGAGCACGATGCGAGTGAAGCTGCGTTCAAGCAACAGATACACTCCGCAGGCATAGCAAACCAACATGCCGATAAAGAGGACAAGATTGAGTGTCATCGGTCCTCCTTAGCGTGCCGGTCTCGTTCGCGCATGGTCTGGATGCGCTGCGTCATCGGTTCTTCACGGTTGTGCTTCCACCGAATCTCAGCTTCGTCGAGCACCACAGCGCCCACTTCGATTCGGCCAAGATCCTCGTCTTCGGCACGGCGGTCGAGCTGGCTACCCAGCGACCGCAGAATGTCGATGACAAGCCCGACCACAATCAGATACACACCGATGTCAAAGACGGTGGAAGACACGAACACGAACTCTCCCAGCAGCGGCAGTTCGGTA encodes:
- a CDS encoding Na(+)/H(+) antiporter subunit C; translated protein: MTLNLVLFIGMLVCYACGVYLLLERSFTRIVLGTLLIGNATNLLIFLTVGDIGATPLAGQGHSPEEFTDPLPQAFILTAIVITFATTAFMLALLYRSWRIAREDSVRNDDEAEQLRETDPEADDEVFEPEEVGDTEFADEGADEPVAESNGGERS